From Streptomonospora salina, the proteins below share one genomic window:
- a CDS encoding proline--tRNA ligase, whose protein sequence is MSTLFLRTLREDPADAEVPSHKLMVRGGYVRRAAPGVYSWMPLGKIVLDNVAAVIREEMNRIGGQEMLLPTLLPSDYYEATGRWTEYGDALFRLKDRKGGDYALTPTHEELFTSLVKGEYSSYKDFPVILYQVQEKFRDEARPRAGVLRGREFHMKDSYSFDLDDEGLQHSYDLHRQAYVRIFGRLGLRFAVVSAQSGAMGGSLSEEFLAETPTGEDTFVRSTGSDYAANVEAVDTPAPPAASVEGRPQAQVHHTPDTPTIETLVGFFNAAGLGRTFTAADTLKNVLVKTRRPGDDDWEIVGVGVPGDREVDMKRLEAALHPADVALLDEADFEANPFLVKGYVGPNGLLANKLRYLVDPRVAPGTAWVTGADKPDHHVMDLVCGRDFVPDGTVEAADVREGDASPDGQGTLYTARGIEIGHIFQLGRKYTDAFELDALGADGKPKRVTMGSYGIGVSRVLAAVVEQSHDGKGIVWPREIAPADVHVVGTGKGDQIETALRIAEELEQRGVRVLVDDRKGVSPGVKFTDAELLGVPTGLIVGKGLSEGVLELRDRASGESEEIALDAAVDRVASAVAAG, encoded by the coding sequence ATGTCGACCCTGTTCCTGCGCACCCTGCGCGAGGACCCGGCGGACGCCGAGGTGCCGAGTCACAAGCTGATGGTGCGCGGAGGCTACGTCCGCCGCGCCGCGCCCGGCGTCTACTCCTGGATGCCGCTGGGCAAGATCGTGCTCGACAACGTCGCCGCGGTGATCCGCGAGGAGATGAACCGCATCGGCGGCCAGGAGATGCTGCTGCCCACGCTGCTGCCGAGCGACTACTACGAGGCCACCGGCCGCTGGACCGAGTACGGCGACGCGCTGTTCCGGCTCAAGGACCGCAAGGGCGGCGACTACGCGCTCACCCCCACCCACGAGGAGCTGTTCACCTCGCTGGTCAAGGGCGAGTACAGCTCCTACAAGGACTTCCCGGTGATCCTGTACCAGGTCCAGGAGAAGTTCCGCGACGAAGCCCGCCCGCGGGCCGGCGTGCTGCGCGGCCGCGAGTTCCACATGAAGGACTCCTACTCCTTCGATCTCGACGACGAGGGCCTGCAGCACTCCTACGATCTGCACCGCCAGGCCTACGTCCGCATCTTCGGCCGGCTCGGTCTGCGCTTCGCCGTCGTCTCCGCGCAGTCGGGCGCGATGGGCGGTTCGCTTTCCGAAGAGTTCCTGGCCGAAACCCCCACCGGCGAGGACACCTTCGTCCGCAGCACCGGTTCCGACTACGCCGCCAACGTCGAAGCCGTCGACACCCCCGCGCCGCCCGCCGCCTCCGTCGAGGGCCGGCCACAGGCGCAGGTGCACCACACGCCCGACACCCCCACGATCGAAACGCTCGTCGGCTTCTTCAACGCCGCCGGCCTGGGGCGCACCTTCACCGCCGCCGATACGCTGAAGAACGTCCTGGTCAAAACGCGCCGACCCGGCGACGACGACTGGGAGATCGTGGGCGTGGGCGTGCCCGGCGACCGCGAGGTCGACATGAAGCGCCTGGAAGCCGCGCTGCACCCCGCCGACGTCGCGCTCCTCGACGAGGCCGACTTCGAAGCCAACCCCTTCCTGGTCAAGGGCTATGTCGGTCCCAACGGGCTGCTCGCCAACAAGCTCCGCTACCTCGTCGACCCCCGCGTGGCCCCGGGTACCGCCTGGGTCACCGGCGCCGACAAGCCCGACCACCACGTGATGGACCTCGTCTGCGGGCGCGACTTCGTCCCCGACGGCACCGTCGAGGCCGCCGACGTCCGCGAGGGCGACGCCTCGCCCGACGGGCAGGGCACCCTCTACACGGCGCGCGGCATCGAGATCGGCCACATCTTCCAGCTGGGCCGCAAGTACACCGACGCCTTCGAGCTGGACGCGCTCGGCGCCGACGGCAAGCCCAAACGGGTGACCATGGGCTCCTACGGCATCGGCGTCTCCCGCGTGCTCGCCGCCGTCGTCGAGCAGTCCCACGACGGAAAGGGCATCGTCTGGCCGCGCGAGATCGCCCCCGCCGACGTGCACGTCGTGGGCACCGGCAAGGGCGATCAGATCGAGACGGCCCTGCGCATCGCCGAGGAGCTGGAGCAGCGCGGCGTTCGGGTGCTCGTCGACGACCGCAAGGGCGTCTCGCCCGGCGTGAAGTTCACCGACGCCGAACTGCTGGGCGTTCCCACCGGCCTCATCGTGGGCAAGGGGCTTTCCGAGGGGGTGCTGGAGCTGCGCGACCGCGCCTCGGGCGAGAGCGAGGAGATCGCCCTGGACGCGGCCGTGGACCGCGTGGCCTCCGCCGTCGCGGCGGGCTGA
- the rimP gene encoding ribosome maturation factor RimP: MGAQARQDRIAELVQPVLAEVGLELEEVELTPAGKRRVLRIVVDSDDGVDLDSVGEVAQEISAVLDGSDAMGKASYTLEVTSPGVDRPLTRPRHWRRSRGRLVRVAIADGSEVEGRVADADDSGVTVEVDGQNCFYGYSDLGRGKIQVEFRRGADVDAAD, translated from the coding sequence ATGGGCGCGCAGGCTCGCCAAGACCGCATCGCCGAACTGGTGCAGCCCGTGCTTGCCGAAGTCGGCCTGGAGCTGGAGGAGGTCGAGCTCACCCCGGCGGGCAAGCGCCGGGTGCTGCGGATCGTCGTCGACTCCGACGACGGTGTCGACCTCGACTCCGTGGGCGAGGTGGCACAGGAGATCTCCGCGGTGCTCGACGGGTCCGACGCCATGGGAAAGGCGTCCTACACGCTGGAGGTGACCTCTCCCGGGGTCGACCGCCCGCTGACCCGGCCCCGCCACTGGCGGCGTTCGCGCGGCCGGCTCGTGCGGGTGGCGATCGCCGACGGGAGCGAGGTCGAAGGGCGCGTGGCCGACGCCGACGACTCCGGTGTCACCGTGGAGGTCGACGGGCAGAACTGCTTCTATGGCTATTCTGACCTGGGGCGCGGAAAGATCCAGGTGGAATTCCGCCGCGGTGCCGACGTTGACGCGGCGGACTAG
- the nusA gene encoding transcription termination factor NusA, whose translation MSVLRSLEREKDISVDLVVKAIEDALLIAYHRQEGSQVRARVELDRTSGHVTVWAAETDENGTRVGEYDATPTGFGRIATSTAKQVILQRLRDAEDELTLGEFAGRESEVVSGLIQQGKDPRNVLVDLGKVEAILPPQEQVPGETYGHGERLRAYVVQVRKGHRGPSVTLSRTHPHLVRKLFELEVPEIADGTVEISAIAREAGHRTKMAVFSHKSGVNAKGACIGPLGSRVRNVMAELNGEKIDIIDHSEDPAAFVGNALSPARVSDVEVLDEAGKVARVTVPDYQQSLAIGKEGQNARLAARLTGWRIDIRSDSDPGDLDETSIDASPDDDPGGPAGHADAPTR comes from the coding sequence ATGAGTGTCCTGCGCAGCCTTGAGCGCGAGAAGGACATCTCGGTTGACCTCGTCGTCAAGGCGATCGAGGACGCTCTGCTGATCGCCTACCACCGCCAGGAGGGAAGCCAGGTCCGTGCGCGCGTCGAATTGGACCGCACCAGCGGGCACGTGACCGTCTGGGCGGCCGAGACCGACGAGAACGGAACCAGGGTCGGCGAGTACGACGCTACGCCGACCGGTTTCGGGCGCATCGCGACCTCGACGGCCAAGCAGGTCATCCTGCAGCGCCTGCGCGATGCCGAAGACGAACTGACCCTGGGCGAATTCGCGGGCCGCGAGTCCGAGGTCGTCTCCGGGCTGATCCAGCAGGGCAAGGACCCGCGCAACGTGCTGGTGGACCTGGGCAAGGTCGAAGCGATCCTGCCGCCCCAGGAGCAGGTGCCCGGCGAGACCTACGGCCACGGCGAGCGGTTGCGCGCCTACGTGGTCCAAGTGCGCAAGGGCCACCGCGGCCCCTCGGTCACGCTCTCGCGCACCCACCCGCACCTGGTGCGCAAGCTCTTCGAGCTGGAGGTGCCCGAGATCGCCGACGGCACGGTGGAGATCTCGGCGATCGCCCGGGAAGCCGGCCACCGCACCAAGATGGCGGTGTTCTCCCACAAATCCGGCGTCAACGCCAAGGGCGCCTGCATCGGCCCGCTGGGCAGCCGGGTCCGCAACGTCATGGCCGAACTCAACGGCGAGAAGATCGACATCATCGACCACTCGGAGGACCCCGCCGCCTTCGTGGGCAACGCGCTCTCCCCGGCACGGGTCAGCGACGTCGAGGTACTGGACGAGGCCGGAAAAGTGGCCCGCGTCACAGTTCCCGACTACCAGCAGTCGCTGGCGATCGGCAAGGAAGGGCAGAACGCCCGGCTTGCTGCCCGGCTGACCGGATGGCGGATCGACATCCGGTCCGACTCCGACCCGGGCGACCTGGACGAAACGTCCATCGACGCCTCTCCCGACGACGACCCCGGAGGGCCCGCCGGGCACGCAGATGCGCCGACACGCTAG
- a CDS encoding bifunctional riboflavin kinase/FAD synthetase, whose protein sequence is MRSWHGLEEVPRDWGRSVVTVGVFDGVHRGHQAIMRAAVERARAAELPVVVVTFDPHPDSVVRGGDPPAVLTPEPRRAELLAECGADAVCVVPFTSELSRLSAEDFVRRVLVETLGAAAVVVGEDFRFGYRAGGTVETLRRLGEEYGFTAQGLELVTGGDTVSSTRIRACLEAGDVEGAGRELGRPHRVEGMVVHGAARGRELLGFPTANLDCPPATAVPADGVYAGRMLLGDSGADAAPSWPAAISVGTNPTFEGAARTVEAYALDRDDLALYGRRAAIDFTHRIRGQLRFDSVEELREAMARDVDTARGLTAAN, encoded by the coding sequence GTGCGGTCTTGGCACGGTCTGGAGGAGGTGCCTCGCGACTGGGGCCGGTCCGTCGTGACCGTCGGCGTCTTCGACGGCGTGCACCGCGGGCACCAGGCCATCATGCGCGCCGCTGTGGAGCGCGCCCGCGCCGCGGAGCTGCCGGTCGTGGTCGTCACCTTCGATCCGCACCCCGATTCGGTCGTGCGCGGCGGCGACCCGCCCGCGGTGCTGACCCCCGAGCCGCGCAGGGCCGAACTGCTGGCCGAGTGCGGAGCCGACGCCGTGTGCGTGGTGCCGTTCACCTCCGAGCTGTCGCGGCTCAGCGCCGAGGACTTCGTGCGCCGGGTGCTGGTCGAGACGCTGGGGGCGGCGGCCGTGGTCGTGGGCGAGGACTTCCGCTTCGGGTACAGGGCCGGCGGCACTGTGGAAACGCTGCGCCGCCTGGGGGAGGAGTACGGTTTCACGGCCCAGGGCCTGGAGTTGGTGACCGGGGGCGACACCGTGAGCTCCACGCGCATCCGTGCCTGCCTGGAGGCCGGCGACGTGGAGGGGGCCGGCCGGGAACTGGGCCGCCCGCACCGCGTCGAGGGCATGGTGGTGCACGGCGCGGCGCGCGGCCGCGAACTGCTGGGCTTTCCCACGGCCAACCTGGACTGCCCGCCCGCGACGGCGGTGCCCGCCGACGGCGTCTACGCCGGGCGCATGCTGCTGGGCGACTCCGGTGCGGACGCCGCACCGTCCTGGCCCGCGGCGATCTCGGTGGGCACCAATCCCACGTTCGAAGGGGCGGCGCGCACCGTCGAGGCCTACGCGCTCGACCGCGACGACCTCGCCCTCTACGGTCGGCGCGCCGCCATCGACTTCACCCACCGCATCCGGGGGCAGCTGCGCTTCGACAGTGTCGAGGAGCTGCGGGAGGCGATGGCGCGCGACGTCGACACGGCCCGCGGGCTGACCGCCGCGAACTGA
- the infB gene encoding translation initiation factor IF-2 has translation MAKVRVYELAKEFGVESKAVLAKLNEMGEFVRSASSTIEAPVVRRLKEAFNNGSGSGSGESSPKQESGQEKAGGGESEARPQAPANAAAETDSAPAARPAAPKPGPKPGPRQEPASPVPSASAGETATAGEPASAAETETAGTGQAESTGQQAPQPGPRPGAGAGSGPPKGNAPKPGPKPGPRQGQQSKSDKNEKPGGRSDKSDRPGSSSDGGKAPRPGPRQSGPRPGNNPFASTATGMGSKPAPRPGPRSDKQGGGQGQGGQGGQGGQGQGGQGGQGGQGGQGQGGQGQGGQGAGTRSGGGDRGGAPRPGPPSGGGPRPTPANVRPSGPRPSPMNMPSSRPAPSGGRGGGGGRPGGGAAGGGGGRGRSGAPAGTGTGARPGSGGGGGRPGGFGGRPGAGRGRGGGTAGAFGRPGGRPGRQRKSKKQRRQEFNDMQAPSFGGVKIPSGNGQSIRLSRGASLADFGDKIGVNPASLVQVLMHLGEMVTATQSLSDEVLQLIGDELRYTVEVVSPEDEDRELLESFSIGFGDVGTESDRRPRPPVVTVMGHVDHGKTKLLDTVRSTNVVGGEAGGITQHIGAYQVSTEVDEEDRKITFIDTPGHEAFTAMRARGAQATDIAVLVVAADDGVKPQTAEAIDHAKAAEVPIVVAINKVDVQGADSQRVRAQLTEYGVVAEELGGDVQCVEISALRGENLDALLEAVVLTSDAALDLRANPDMEAQGLAIEAYLDRGRGSMATVLVQRGTLNVGDSIVCGDAYGRVRAMLDEHGANVKSAEPSRPVQVLGLTNVPSAGDSFLVVKDDRVARQIAQQREARERFAQQSRSTRRVTIDTWKDALAEGERNELLLIVKGDMSGSVEALEESLSKIDAGGEEVDIRVIGRGVGAITQNDINLAASAGAIIVGFNVRPEGKNSQLADRMGVDIRYYSVIYQAIDEIEAAVKGLLKPIYEEAQLGSAEIREVFKVPKIGNIAGSIVRGGTIRRNTKARIIREGIVISENLNVESLKRFKDDATEVREGYECGIGVGYNDVRVGDTIETYEMREKPRE, from the coding sequence GTGGCCAAGGTCCGGGTATACGAACTCGCCAAGGAGTTCGGAGTCGAGAGCAAGGCTGTTCTGGCCAAGCTCAACGAGATGGGTGAATTCGTCCGGTCGGCGTCATCGACCATCGAGGCGCCCGTCGTTCGTCGTCTCAAGGAAGCTTTCAACAACGGTTCCGGTTCCGGTTCCGGCGAATCGAGCCCCAAGCAGGAATCCGGGCAGGAGAAGGCCGGCGGCGGCGAGAGCGAGGCGCGTCCGCAGGCCCCCGCGAACGCGGCGGCCGAGACGGATTCCGCTCCTGCCGCGCGTCCCGCGGCGCCCAAGCCGGGCCCCAAGCCCGGCCCGCGCCAGGAGCCCGCGAGCCCCGTTCCGTCCGCGAGCGCGGGCGAGACCGCCACCGCGGGCGAGCCTGCGAGCGCGGCCGAGACCGAGACCGCGGGCACCGGCCAGGCCGAGAGCACCGGCCAGCAGGCGCCGCAGCCCGGCCCGCGCCCCGGTGCAGGCGCCGGTTCCGGCCCGCCCAAGGGAAACGCGCCCAAGCCGGGCCCCAAGCCCGGCCCGCGCCAGGGGCAGCAGTCCAAATCCGACAAGAACGAAAAGCCTGGTGGCCGCTCGGACAAGAGCGACCGCCCCGGGTCCTCGTCCGACGGCGGCAAGGCCCCGCGTCCGGGACCGCGCCAGTCCGGCCCGCGCCCCGGCAACAACCCGTTCGCCTCGACCGCCACCGGCATGGGCTCCAAGCCCGCGCCGCGTCCCGGCCCGCGTTCGGACAAGCAGGGCGGCGGCCAGGGCCAAGGCGGCCAGGGCGGTCAAGGCGGCCAGGGCCAAGGCGGCCAGGGCGGCCAGGGCGGTCAAGGCGGCCAGGGCCAAGGTGGCCAGGGCCAGGGCGGCCAGGGTGCCGGCACGCGTTCCGGCGGCGGTGACCGCGGCGGTGCGCCGCGTCCGGGCCCGCCCAGCGGCGGCGGCCCCCGGCCCACGCCGGCCAACGTCCGCCCGTCCGGTCCGCGCCCCAGCCCGATGAACATGCCCTCGTCGCGTCCGGCGCCTTCCGGCGGCCGCGGCGGCGGAGGCGGCCGTCCCGGCGGCGGTGCCGCAGGCGGCGGCGGAGGCCGCGGTCGCAGCGGCGCCCCCGCCGGTACCGGCACGGGCGCGCGTCCCGGCAGCGGTGGCGGCGGCGGCCGTCCCGGCGGCTTCGGCGGCCGGCCCGGTGCCGGTCGCGGCCGCGGCGGCGGAACGGCAGGCGCCTTCGGACGCCCCGGCGGCCGTCCGGGACGCCAGCGCAAGTCCAAGAAGCAGCGTCGCCAAGAGTTCAACGACATGCAGGCGCCGTCCTTCGGCGGCGTGAAGATCCCCAGCGGCAACGGGCAGAGCATCCGGCTGTCGCGCGGGGCGTCCCTGGCCGACTTCGGCGACAAGATCGGTGTCAACCCGGCGTCGCTGGTGCAGGTGCTGATGCACCTGGGCGAAATGGTCACGGCCACGCAGTCGCTGAGCGACGAGGTGCTGCAGCTCATCGGTGACGAGCTGCGCTACACCGTCGAGGTCGTCAGCCCCGAAGACGAGGACCGCGAGCTCCTGGAGTCCTTCTCCATCGGGTTCGGCGACGTCGGGACCGAATCCGACCGGCGCCCGCGCCCGCCCGTGGTCACCGTCATGGGCCACGTCGACCACGGCAAGACGAAGCTGCTCGACACCGTCCGCAGCACCAACGTGGTCGGCGGCGAGGCCGGCGGCATCACCCAGCACATCGGCGCCTACCAGGTCTCCACCGAGGTCGACGAAGAGGATCGCAAGATCACCTTCATCGACACCCCGGGCCACGAGGCCTTCACCGCCATGCGTGCGCGCGGTGCCCAGGCAACCGACATCGCCGTGCTCGTGGTCGCGGCCGACGACGGCGTCAAGCCGCAGACGGCCGAGGCCATCGACCACGCCAAGGCGGCCGAGGTCCCGATCGTGGTCGCGATCAACAAGGTCGACGTCCAGGGGGCCGACTCGCAGCGGGTGCGCGCCCAGCTGACCGAGTACGGCGTCGTGGCCGAAGAACTCGGCGGCGACGTGCAGTGCGTGGAGATCTCCGCGCTTCGCGGCGAGAACCTGGACGCGCTGCTCGAAGCGGTCGTGCTGACCTCCGATGCGGCGCTGGACCTGCGGGCCAACCCCGACATGGAAGCCCAGGGGCTGGCGATCGAGGCCTACCTCGACCGCGGCCGCGGCTCCATGGCGACGGTCCTGGTGCAGCGCGGCACGCTGAACGTCGGCGACTCGATCGTCTGCGGCGACGCCTACGGCCGCGTGCGGGCGATGCTGGACGAGCACGGCGCCAACGTGAAGAGCGCCGAGCCTTCGCGTCCGGTGCAGGTGCTGGGTCTGACCAACGTGCCCAGCGCCGGCGACAGCTTCCTGGTCGTCAAGGACGACCGGGTGGCCCGCCAGATCGCCCAGCAGCGCGAGGCGCGCGAGCGCTTCGCCCAGCAGAGCCGGTCCACCCGCCGGGTCACCATCGACACCTGGAAGGACGCGCTGGCCGAGGGCGAGCGCAACGAGCTGCTGCTGATCGTCAAGGGCGACATGTCCGGGTCGGTCGAAGCGCTTGAGGAGTCGCTGTCCAAGATCGACGCCGGCGGCGAGGAAGTCGACATCCGCGTCATCGGCCGCGGTGTCGGTGCGATCACGCAGAACGACATCAACCTGGCCGCGTCCGCGGGTGCGATCATCGTCGGGTTCAACGTCCGGCCGGAGGGCAAGAACAGCCAGCTCGCCGACCGTATGGGCGTCGACATCCGCTACTACTCGGTCATCTACCAGGCGATCGACGAGATCGAGGCCGCGGTCAAGGGGCTCCTCAAGCCCATCTACGAGGAGGCCCAGCTCGGCTCCGCCGAGATCCGCGAGGTCTTCAAGGTCCCCAAGATCGGCAACATCGCCGGTTCGATCGTCCGCGGCGGCACGATCCGCCGCAACACGAAGGCGCGGATCATCCGCGAGGGGATCGTCATCTCCGAGAACCTCAACGTCGAGTCGCTCAAGCGGTTCAAGGACGATGCCACCGAGGTCCGCGAGGGCTACGAGTGCGGCATCGGCGTCGGCTACAACGACGTCCGCGTGGGTGACACGATCGAGACCTACGAGATGCGCGAGAAGCCGCGGGAGTGA
- a CDS encoding ferritin-like domain-containing protein encodes MANDDGAISRRTAVAGALAGIAAAALSGCRGPRWYPSEISPDEYVLRSAITEKRRLIQRYEASIAAGDGPAELLERVAGHHREHLAALRERLPEKPGRPRDADEESPRPSPEPVGDGPVPVEGLQVAEQSAAAARSRQLARLSDSGLAQLVASIGACETGHARLLAEAR; translated from the coding sequence GTGGCCAACGACGACGGCGCCATCAGCCGCCGTACTGCCGTCGCCGGCGCGCTCGCGGGGATCGCGGCCGCGGCGCTGAGCGGCTGCCGGGGGCCCCGGTGGTACCCGAGCGAGATCAGCCCCGACGAGTACGTGCTGCGCTCGGCGATCACCGAGAAGCGGCGCCTGATCCAGCGGTACGAGGCGAGCATCGCCGCCGGGGACGGCCCGGCCGAGCTGCTGGAGCGGGTGGCGGGCCATCACCGCGAGCACCTCGCCGCGCTGCGGGAGCGGCTTCCCGAGAAACCGGGGCGTCCGCGCGACGCCGATGAGGAGAGCCCGCGGCCCAGCCCCGAGCCCGTCGGCGACGGCCCGGTACCGGTCGAGGGCCTGCAGGTGGCGGAGCAGAGCGCCGCCGCTGCACGCTCCCGCCAGCTCGCCCGCCTGTCCGATTCCGGTCTGGCTCAGCTCGTCGCCTCCATCGGCGCCTGCGAGACCGGACACGCCCGACTGCTCGCGGAGGCCCGATGA
- a CDS encoding YlxR family protein: MGGRGRSRPVRTCVGCRSRAAQSDLMRLVADSGAVVPDPAGRMPGRGAYLHTEPGCWESAKRRRVWQRAFRTAQSLDTSRVDALFAVASRVGDASGSG, encoded by the coding sequence ATGGGGGGCCGCGGCCGTTCCCGGCCCGTACGCACGTGCGTCGGGTGCAGGTCGCGGGCAGCTCAGTCCGACCTTATGCGGCTGGTGGCCGACTCCGGCGCGGTCGTGCCGGACCCCGCCGGGCGTATGCCTGGTCGTGGTGCGTATCTGCACACGGAACCCGGTTGCTGGGAGTCGGCGAAGCGGCGGAGAGTCTGGCAGCGGGCGTTTCGAACCGCGCAGAGCCTCGACACGTCACGCGTCGACGCCCTGTTCGCCGTCGCTTCGCGCGTTGGCGACGCATCTGGATCCGGATAG
- the rpsO gene encoding 30S ribosomal protein S15 yields the protein MSTDTATKQQIIADFGTKEGDTGSPDVQVALLTHRITELTEHLKTHKQDHHSRRGLLLMVGRRRRLLKYIAKHDINRYRRLIQRLGLRR from the coding sequence GTGTCGACCGACACCGCCACCAAGCAGCAGATCATCGCCGACTTCGGCACGAAGGAAGGCGACACCGGTTCCCCTGATGTCCAGGTCGCGCTGCTGACGCACCGCATCACGGAGTTGACCGAGCACCTGAAGACCCACAAGCAGGACCACCACAGCCGCCGCGGGCTGCTGCTGATGGTCGGCCGGCGCCGGCGCCTGCTCAAGTACATCGCGAAGCACGACATCAACCGCTACCGCCGCCTTATCCAGCGGCTGGGCCTGCGCCGCTGA
- a CDS encoding DUF503 domain-containing protein yields MFVGALTLDILLGDVRSLKQKRSAVRPIVAELQRACSASVAETGDQDLYRRSEIGVAVVAATAAHCSHLLQTCEQLVAERPEVELLSARQRLFSPEED; encoded by the coding sequence ATGTTCGTCGGGGCTTTGACGCTGGACATCCTGCTCGGTGACGTGCGTTCCCTGAAGCAGAAGCGCTCGGCAGTGCGGCCTATCGTGGCCGAGCTGCAGCGCGCGTGCTCCGCGTCGGTCGCCGAAACCGGCGACCAGGACCTGTACCGCAGGTCCGAGATCGGTGTGGCCGTCGTGGCCGCAACCGCCGCCCACTGTTCGCACCTGCTCCAGACTTGCGAGCAGCTCGTCGCGGAGCGCCCCGAGGTCGAGCTGCTCTCCGCGAGGCAGCGGCTCTTCAGCCCAGAGGAAGACTAG
- the truB gene encoding tRNA pseudouridine(55) synthase TruB, translating to MTDSGVAIVDKPADWTSHDVVARTRRLAGTRKVGHAGTLDPMATGVLVLGIGKGTKLLGHLTLAEKAYTATLRLGLATDTDDAEGRPGERTDASGIAEEAVRAGAAALTGTISQVPPQVSAIKVDGKRAYKSAREGKSVELSAREVTVAEFAVDGIRRVDDADGAFVDVDARVSCSSGTYIRALARDLGAALGVGGHLTALRRTRVGPYGADQARTLEQLAEEFTAVPLAQAVAAAFPVRLLNAEEVRRIAHGNRISRGELGPGPVGLFAPDGAVVALAEDRADHAKPIVVFEAA from the coding sequence ATGACCGACAGCGGTGTCGCGATCGTCGACAAGCCGGCCGACTGGACCTCCCACGACGTGGTCGCCCGCACGCGCAGACTCGCCGGCACCCGCAAAGTCGGCCACGCCGGCACGCTCGACCCCATGGCCACCGGCGTGCTCGTGCTCGGCATCGGCAAGGGGACCAAACTGCTGGGGCACCTCACCCTCGCCGAGAAGGCCTACACCGCCACACTGCGCCTGGGACTGGCCACCGACACCGACGACGCCGAAGGCCGGCCCGGCGAGCGCACCGACGCCTCCGGGATCGCCGAGGAGGCCGTGCGGGCCGGCGCCGCCGCGCTCACCGGCACCATCAGCCAAGTACCGCCGCAGGTCAGCGCGATCAAGGTGGACGGAAAGCGCGCCTACAAGTCCGCGCGTGAAGGAAAGAGCGTCGAGCTGTCCGCCCGCGAGGTGACGGTCGCGGAGTTCGCGGTGGACGGGATCCGCCGCGTCGACGACGCCGACGGGGCCTTCGTCGACGTCGACGCCCGCGTCTCCTGCTCCAGCGGCACCTATATCCGCGCCTTGGCCCGCGACCTGGGCGCCGCGCTGGGCGTGGGCGGCCACCTCACGGCGCTGCGCCGCACCCGGGTGGGGCCCTACGGCGCGGACCAGGCCCGCACCCTGGAGCAGCTGGCCGAGGAGTTCACCGCGGTACCGCTGGCCCAGGCGGTGGCGGCGGCGTTCCCGGTGCGGCTGCTCAACGCCGAGGAGGTCCGCAGGATCGCCCACGGCAACCGCATCTCCCGCGGCGAACTCGGCCCCGGCCCGGTCGGGCTGTTCGCGCCCGACGGCGCGGTCGTGGCCCTCGCCGAGGACCGCGCCGACCACGCCAAACCCATCGTGGTATTCGAAGCGGCCTGA
- the rbfA gene encoding 30S ribosome-binding factor RbfA, giving the protein MVDAARARKLADRIQRIVAEMLERRVKDPRLGFVTVTDARLTNDLRDATVYYTVFGTDDEKAGTAAALDSAKGIIRTEVGRQTGLRHTPSLTFKSDDVQRNAAHIESLLDEARRSDAEVARAASGAAPAGDPDPYKTPRQPEDEED; this is encoded by the coding sequence ATGGTTGACGCCGCACGAGCGCGCAAACTCGCCGACCGTATCCAGCGGATCGTGGCGGAGATGCTGGAGCGCCGGGTCAAGGACCCGCGCCTGGGCTTCGTCACCGTGACCGACGCGCGGCTGACCAACGACCTGCGCGATGCCACGGTGTACTACACGGTGTTCGGCACCGACGACGAGAAGGCCGGTACCGCCGCCGCCCTGGACAGCGCCAAAGGCATCATCCGCACCGAGGTCGGCCGCCAGACCGGGCTGCGCCATACGCCCAGCCTGACGTTCAAGAGCGACGACGTGCAGCGCAACGCCGCACACATCGAGTCGCTGCTGGATGAGGCCCGCCGCTCCGACGCCGAGGTGGCCCGCGCCGCCTCCGGAGCCGCCCCGGCCGGCGATCCCGATCCCTACAAGACACCGCGCCAGCCCGAGGACGAGGAAGACTGA
- a CDS encoding ferritin-like domain-containing protein has product MTATPQDPQTATPGTGEGVDTVAALQAALRAEHAAVYAYTYVGARSDGGRRDRCYEHLDAHRAQRDTLRVEIGDRDARPDAGDTAYELPESDGESDLDGYARRVERQGAQTYLELAASPEPAVRDLALRCLQEATLRGMEWGGEPGVFPGFADGEPPSRDGG; this is encoded by the coding sequence ATGACCGCCACACCGCAGGACCCGCAGACGGCGACGCCCGGCACGGGCGAGGGGGTCGACACCGTCGCAGCGCTGCAGGCGGCGCTGCGCGCCGAGCACGCCGCGGTCTACGCCTACACCTACGTCGGCGCCCGGTCCGACGGCGGCCGGCGCGACCGCTGCTACGAACACCTCGACGCCCACCGCGCCCAGCGGGACACGCTGCGGGTGGAGATCGGCGACCGCGACGCCCGCCCCGACGCGGGCGACACCGCCTACGAGCTGCCCGAGAGCGACGGCGAATCGGACCTGGACGGCTACGCCCGGCGCGTGGAGCGCCAAGGGGCGCAGACGTACCTGGAGCTGGCGGCCTCGCCGGAACCGGCGGTGCGGGACCTGGCGCTGCGCTGCCTGCAGGAAGCGACACTGCGCGGTATGGAGTGGGGCGGCGAACCGGGCGTGTTCCCGGGCTTCGCCGACGGCGAGCCGCCGTCCCGCGACGGCGGCTGA